The Xanthocytophaga agilis DNA window GTTATGGGGTGGAAAATAGCTTCTTCGTAAGGCACGAAATAACACCCATGTAAACGCAACGAAACATATAATGAACAACAATAAAAACTTGAGCATCATAATCACCGTCCTCCGCGACATTGAATAAGAGAAAATGTCAGAACTCTGTTTCAGGGGATCTCAAAAAATGTAAGACTGTAGGATAGTATACAGACCAATTGGTTTTATTGAAAAAGCCTGATAATACAGATTTATTTTATGAATGAAATTTATGAAAAATCTTATTGGATTTCAATAACAAAAGTCATAAAAAGTTTTGACACTGCCTATTATTTTAACTTAATTATCAGTAAGTTGACCTTAGTGCTCTGCATTTCGCCTTATTATAGTAGCCTGTATCTATAAACTTTTCCAACTTTTGATTTTGTCGCCTTTTATATTCTATAAATTTCTGTTCCAGCAATAGTATAAAGGCGATCAGATGCTCTACTTCTTATAATGTTGTTTTATACTCACAACGTTCTATATTTCTCTTACAGTCCTCAATAAAATCATTACTGAGAGACAAACGGATAGCTTGTTTGTAACAGGAAATGGCTGACTCATAATTACCCTGAAGCTCATTAATGATACCCAGACGATTATGTACAGATGGCTTATCTACTGAAGAAACATGCAATGCCTTTTGCATTAATTCCAAGGCTTCGTCAAATCTTTCCAGATCGGTAAGTAAATACACATAATTCCAGTAGGCATGAGGATAATTGGGGGCATATTTTAAACACATTTTGTAGTGCATCTCTGCTCGTTCATATTCATCTAATTGTGTTTTATAAAGCCAACCCAGCGAGTTATGTGCTCTACAGGATTGGGGATCTTCGGAAAGCATTTCTTCCAGTTTATGTATAGCCTCTACAAAGTCGCCATTTTTAATTGCTTGTTCACCTTCCAGGTATAATTCTTCTAAACGAGATGTCATTGAGTTAATAAATTAATTTCTTCTTATTAGTTACTAATTAAAGTCGTGATGAGAATGCCTACTCAGATACTAAAAAATAGTATTTTTATCTGGTTGCTAAAGTGGTAAACGTTTAAACGAAAAAAACAGACAGTTCAGTTCCCTACACTAATAGCATTTTTGAGTATCCTAGTTAATACAATATACCAATTGTTTGTAATCTATTTGTGTCATCTTATTGCATAAGTATACATAGGCATACCTCACCAATATATTCTTCACTGGTTTACATATAATTATTTTTTATATTCTCCATTAACCATACGCCATATACTAAGAGGATTGCTGTCCTGTAACGCCTCTGGTAAAAGAAATTGAGGCAGATCCTGAAAACTTACCGGACGCACAAACCGATAGATAGCATTTGTTCCCACAGAAGTACTACGCGAATCTGTGGTAGCAGGGAAAGGGCCACCATGTGTCATGGCATGTGTTACCTCTACACCTGTTGGATATCCATTTATAATAAGCCTTCCCACTTTTTGTGTTAAAATATCTATTAGTTCAGCATATTCTCTCAGATCATTCTCTGTTCCATGAATAGTTGTGGTAAGGTGTCCCTGCAGACTTTCTGCCAGTTTCAATACTTCTTCCTTTGACTGGGCTTGAACATGAAGAGAGGATGGTCCGAATACTTCTTCCAGTAATGCAGGATTCTCAATCGCAGCCTGTGCTGTAGTTTCCAACAAGTAAGAGGATACTTCTGTATCAGATGTATGAGGTAAACTACCTGCCAGGACATTAACATCAGGATTCATACTTAGAAGTTCGATCCCCTTCTGATAGGTATTTTTGATAACCGCAGTAAGCATAACGCCGCTTGGAGAACTTTCAACAGAGCTGGTGAGTAGTTCAATAAAAGCTTCACTTTCACTGGAACTCTCAGTCACAATCACTCCAGGGTTGGTACAAAACTGTCCTACTCCTAACGTAATAGATCCTGTCAAACCTGATACAAGGTTCTGTTTTTTCTGTGCCAGAGCTT harbors:
- a CDS encoding tetratricopeptide repeat protein, whose amino-acid sequence is MTSRLEELYLEGEQAIKNGDFVEAIHKLEEMLSEDPQSCRAHNSLGWLYKTQLDEYERAEMHYKMCLKYAPNYPHAYWNYVYLLTDLERFDEALELMQKALHVSSVDKPSVHNRLGIINELQGNYESAISCYKQAIRLSLSNDFIEDCKRNIERCEYKTTL